ATGTCGGTGCCGGCACCACAAACGGGACGCGCGGCAGTGCTTCCTCGACGCCGCGCGTGTGGCTCGGCGAGCCTCTAGCGATCTCCGACGCGACATCGTATAGCTTCCCTCGTCGCGGCGGTGCGAACTTGTTGTTACTTGGTCAGAATGACGAGGCGGCCGCCGGCATGTTGATCGCCTCGCTGGTGAGCCTGGCCGCGCAGCTGCCCGCACCCGGCACGAATGGCGATGCTGCGACGGCTCAATTCGTAATCCTCAATGGCGGTCTGTCCGACCGCGAATACACCGCGCACTTCCGCAAGCTTCCGGCCTGGCTTGCCCCGCGCGTGCGCGTCGCGCAGGCGAACGAAACGGCTGCGGTTATGGCCGACCTGGCGGCCGACGTTGTGCGCCGCCATACGGCCATAGTCGAAACAGCGCCGCGATTCCTATTCGTTTTCGATCTGCCACGGCTGCGCGACTTGCGCAAGCAGGAAGACGATTTCAGCTTCTCGCGCAGCACTGAGGAAAAACCACCCCGTCCCGATCAGCAGTTCGCCGAAGTACTGCGAGACGGCCCATCGTTGGGCGTACACACCTTGCTGTGGTGTGATTCGCTGACGAATTTCCAACGAATGCTGGAACGCCAGGCACTCAAAGAGTTTGAAGTTCGGGTGCTACTGCAAATGAGCGCCGCGGATTCGAGCCTGCTGATCGATTCCCCGGGCGCGAGTACACTGGGCCGCCATCGGGCTTTGCTGCATCGCGAAGACGAGGGGCGCCTGGAAAAATTCCGCCCCTATTCACCCCCATCAGAACCGTGGCTAACCAGGGCCTGCCAACAAATCGCCAAACGTCCAGCAAATCCAGAGCCGCTCTCACCAACACTCGGCGAAAAAGCGTGACGCGTTGCTCCTTTTAAAACCCTCTCCTCTTGTGGAGAGGGCAGGGTGAGGTTCGTACGACTCACAGCTGTTGCGGTTGGGGCGCCGCAGGTGCCGTGATCGCAGGATCGCTTCATGCGATCGTCAATGGGTTTCTCTGGTATAAGGGCGCAAAGGAATTCTCTGACGCGTTTGCCAACGCCGCGGCAAGCACGACCATCAGCGCCGCCGGGATGGCGATGGGGCTCGTCGCCGAGACGTTTTGGCACGCATCCCTTTTCTCGAGCGGCTTTGGAATCGGCAGCCGCATTTTTCTTGCCCGGGTGGCGCGTTCGCGCTGGGGGTTCGCCGAATTCCTCGAGGATTCGATCGCGGCCACCGACGCCCAGATTACCGCGCTCGGCGCGTTGCATCGTCCCCAGATCGCGATTTGAGCCGGATCGCTCGTTGCTCGCAACGTGGCGAAGAAGCCGCTAAGGGACGCCAACGATTATCCCTCGATCGCCCGCAGCCCTTCTTGCGCCCCGCGGATAATCAACCCCGTGTCCGATGCCACGCCGATCATGCGGAAGCCCTGGTCGCGGCGGGCGCGGGCGTTGTCTGTGCTCGTGGCCATCACACCGCAGGCCAGGCCACGGGCTGCCGCGTGATCTTTGATGGACAGCACCATGTCGGCTACGCCCGGCCCTTCCCAATGACCCAGATGCCCGGCCGAGGCCGACAGATCGGCGGGGCCGATGAACAACGCATCGACGCCCGGCACGCTCATGATCGCGTCGAGCGACTGGAACGCAGCTACCGTCTCGATGAGCGGAATGACCATTGTTTGATCGTTGGCCGTGCGCGTGGATTCGGCCAATCGCATCGACCAGCTGGTGGCCCGCTCGCCGCCGACACCGCGCACCCCCTGCGGCGGGTATTTGGCAAAGCGGACGGCGGCGGCGACCTCGTCGGGCCCGGTAACTTGTGGCACGATGATGCCGGCGGCGCCAATATCCAGCACACGCTTGATCAGCCCTTGCTGCACCTCGGCGATGCGCACCAGGGGTGTCGTGTCGGTCCCTCGTGTTGCGCGAACGTGTTCCAGGATGGCCTTGAAATCGAGATGACCATGCTCGGCGTCGATCGTGACCCAGTCAAAGCCTAGCTCGATGGCGATCTCGGTGATCGTGGGTGCTTCGAGCGTCACCCACAATCCCCGCGTCAGCTTTCCCGCCGCGAGTTTTTCCTTGAGCGTGTTGCGAAGCATTGGCATGCGAGCAGTTTCGGAAAGGGATTTACCACGGAGACGCGGAGACACTGAGAAAACGATGAATAATGAATCGAAGAATGCATTATGGTTGACTTACGGCGTAGGTCGTCGGAAATTCGCGTAGATCATTGCTCGCGTAATTCTTCTCTGTGTCTCCGTGGTAAAGTCCTTCGTCAGTCTAAAATGTGACAAGTCAGAACGCGATCAGTTTTTGTATCTCGGTAGCCGATATGCCCAGCGAGTTGGCCGTGTCCGTGATCTGGCCCCAGGTCATATCGTCGAGCTCAATGCCGTCGCGCGTTCGCGCGGTGCGATTGCGCTCTTCAGGCTCGCCCGGCATCAAGATCTCGCCCCCCGGCATTACAGTGCGGGAGCTTTTCACAAAGTCTATGTATTGCCGTACCTCGGCCGCAAAAGCATCCTCGGGCTGAAATTTGCGCGGGTCGATCGCAATTGTCAGCATGGCCTGCTCCAATCGCGGCACGCCCAGCCGCGAGCAGCCGCCGCCGGTGAGTGCGCCGGCCAGCATTTCGACCATGATACCCAGCCCGTAGCCCTTGTGTCCGCCAAAGGGAAGGATCGCCCCGGGCGGATCGGCATAGAAGACGCGCGGATCGTTGGTAGGCTGCCCCTGGGAAT
This genomic stretch from Pirellulales bacterium harbors:
- a CDS encoding aldolase/citrate lyase family protein produces the protein MPMLRNTLKEKLAAGKLTRGLWVTLEAPTITEIAIELGFDWVTIDAEHGHLDFKAILEHVRATRGTDTTPLVRIAEVQQGLIKRVLDIGAAGIIVPQVTGPDEVAAAVRFAKYPPQGVRGVGGERATSWSMRLAESTRTANDQTMVIPLIETVAAFQSLDAIMSVPGVDALFIGPADLSASAGHLGHWEGPGVADMVLSIKDHAAARGLACGVMATSTDNARARRDQGFRMIGVASDTGLIIRGAQEGLRAIEG